The Saccharothrix variisporea genome has a segment encoding these proteins:
- the hisB gene encoding imidazoleglycerol-phosphate dehydratase HisB — MSLNPSRVGKVERTTKESSVYVEVDLDGTGQVEIGTGVPFYDHMLTALGVHGSLDLVVRATGDVDIDAHHTVEDVAIVLGQALREALGDKAGIRRFGDAWIPMDETLAHAAVDVSGRPYCVHVGEPAEFNTFTIGGNYPFVLNRHVFDSLAFHAGIALHVRVEYGRDPHHIAEAQFKAIARALRAAVEPDPRVGGVPSTKGVL, encoded by the coding sequence GTGAGCCTGAACCCGAGCCGGGTCGGCAAGGTGGAGCGGACCACCAAGGAGTCGTCGGTGTACGTCGAGGTCGACCTCGACGGCACCGGCCAGGTCGAGATCGGCACGGGTGTCCCGTTCTACGACCACATGCTCACGGCGCTGGGCGTGCACGGGTCGCTGGACCTGGTCGTCCGGGCGACGGGCGACGTGGACATCGACGCCCACCACACCGTCGAGGACGTCGCCATCGTGCTGGGCCAGGCCCTGCGCGAGGCGCTGGGCGACAAGGCGGGGATCCGCCGGTTCGGCGACGCGTGGATCCCGATGGACGAGACCCTGGCGCACGCCGCCGTGGACGTTTCCGGTCGGCCGTACTGCGTGCACGTGGGCGAGCCGGCGGAGTTCAACACGTTCACCATCGGCGGCAACTACCCGTTCGTGCTGAACCGGCACGTGTTCGATTCGCTGGCTTTTCACGCCGGTATCGCGCTGCACGTCCGGGTGGAGTACGGGCGCGACCCGCACCACATCGCGGAGGCCCAGTTCAAGGCGATCGCGCGCGCTTTGCGGGCGGCGGTGGAGCCGGATCCGCGGGTGGGCGGGGTGCCGTCCACCAAGGGCGTGCTGTGA
- a CDS encoding TetR/AcrR family transcriptional regulator codes for MSSEVAHPRLSVERPRERADAARNRARVLAAAEKVFAEAGGADGVTMEDIAKAAGVGRATLYRRYPDTASIAQALLDEHESEIQAGILSGPPPLGVGALPHERLAAFYRALVGLLERHLHLVLGAETGQARYRTGVYAFWRRHVEVLLEEAGAPKELADTLMAPLAPEVYRYQRQTRGLTPEQVAANLDFLSRRVLAGSAGER; via the coding sequence ATGTCCAGCGAGGTCGCCCATCCCCGCTTGAGCGTCGAGCGTCCGCGTGAGCGGGCGGATGCGGCGCGCAACCGTGCTCGGGTGCTGGCTGCTGCCGAGAAGGTGTTCGCCGAAGCTGGTGGGGCGGATGGCGTGACGATGGAGGACATCGCCAAGGCCGCCGGGGTGGGGCGGGCCACGTTGTACCGGCGGTATCCGGACACGGCCTCGATCGCGCAGGCGTTGTTGGATGAGCACGAGTCGGAGATTCAAGCCGGTATCTTGAGTGGGCCGCCGCCCTTGGGGGTTGGGGCGTTGCCGCATGAGCGGTTGGCGGCGTTCTACCGGGCGTTGGTCGGGTTGCTCGAGCGGCACCTGCACCTGGTGCTCGGGGCCGAGACCGGGCAGGCGCGGTACCGGACCGGGGTTTACGCGTTCTGGCGGCGGCACGTCGAGGTGTTGTTGGAGGAGGCCGGGGCGCCCAAGGAGCTCGCCGACACGTTGATGGCGCCGCTCGCGCCCGAGGTCTACCGGTACCAGCGGCAGACGCGGGGGCTCACGCCCGAGCAGGTCGCCGCCAACCTCGACTTCCTCAGCCGGCGTGTTCTCGCAGGTAGCGCGGGGGAACGCTAG
- a CDS encoding RNA 2'-phosphotransferase: protein MEDKDVIRLSKRMSKHLRHQPERLGLTLDAAGWVDLDEFVRKLGTTHEQVREVVARNDKQRFTIADGRIRANQGHTVAVDLDLPVVEPPPVLYHGTVAKFLPDIMREGLRPMSRHDVHLSATVDTAVRVGSRRGKPVVLEVDSASMHADGHEFRVSANGVWLAASVPPRYLREHAG, encoded by the coding sequence ATGGAAGACAAAGACGTGATCCGCTTGTCGAAGCGGATGTCCAAACACCTCCGCCACCAACCCGAACGCCTCGGGCTCACGCTCGACGCGGCGGGCTGGGTGGACCTGGACGAGTTCGTCCGCAAGCTGGGCACGACCCACGAACAGGTGCGCGAGGTCGTGGCGCGCAACGACAAGCAGCGCTTCACCATCGCCGACGGCCGCATCCGGGCCAACCAGGGCCACACCGTGGCCGTGGACCTCGACCTGCCCGTGGTGGAGCCACCGCCGGTGCTCTACCACGGCACGGTCGCGAAGTTCCTGCCCGACATCATGCGCGAGGGCCTGCGCCCCATGTCCCGGCACGACGTGCACCTGTCCGCGACCGTCGACACGGCCGTGCGGGTCGGTTCGCGACGCGGCAAGCCGGTGGTGCTGGAGGTCGACTCGGCATCCATGCACGCGGACGGCCACGAGTTCCGCGTGAGCGCGAACGGCGTCTGGCTGGCGGCTAGCGTTCCCCCGCGCTACCTGCGAGAACACGCCGGCTGA
- the soxR gene encoding redox-sensitive transcriptional activator SoxR: MLTIGQVAERSGVPHTALRFYEERGLIHSERTAGNQRRYARSVLRRLAFIRTAQRVGLSLEDVHDALATLPDNRTPTKSDWSRLSTHWQSELDARIDALIRLRDRLTSCIGCGCLSLRSCTLHNFDDTQAADGPGAPKLKPASEGGT, translated from the coding sequence ATGTTGACCATCGGCCAGGTGGCCGAGCGCAGCGGCGTGCCGCACACCGCGCTGCGGTTCTACGAGGAGCGCGGCCTGATCCACTCCGAGCGCACGGCGGGCAACCAACGCCGCTACGCCCGCTCGGTCCTGCGCCGACTCGCGTTCATCCGCACCGCGCAGCGGGTCGGCCTGAGCCTGGAGGACGTGCACGACGCGCTGGCGACCCTGCCGGACAACCGGACGCCCACGAAGTCCGACTGGAGCAGGCTGTCCACGCACTGGCAGAGCGAGCTCGACGCCCGCATCGACGCCCTGATCCGCCTGCGCGACCGCCTGACCTCGTGCATCGGCTGCGGGTGCCTGTCCCTGCGCAGCTGCACCCTCCACAACTTCGACGACACGCAAGCCGCCGACGGCCCCGGCGCCCCGAAACTGAAGCCCGCCAGCGAGGGCGGCACCTAA
- a CDS encoding thiamine pyrophosphate-dependent enzyme, whose amino-acid sequence MTVGEKLGFADIPALFQRMTGDEKHEWAAASTLHVLWVLYDRVLDVSPERVDDPDRDRFLLSKGHGPMAYYAVLAAKGFIEPSTLDEWTSWGSPLGQHPDRVLVPGVEISSGSLGHGLPIAVGQAVGLRVQGRSARVVVLVGDAELDEGSNHEAIALAGRLGLSNLTVVVVDNESGTHGWPGGVAARFAVEGWATSTVDGRDQEALYEAFTADHAGRPLVVVARVVGS is encoded by the coding sequence ATGACAGTTGGCGAGAAGTTGGGCTTCGCGGACATCCCCGCGTTGTTCCAGCGGATGACCGGGGACGAGAAGCACGAGTGGGCCGCCGCGTCCACGCTGCACGTGCTGTGGGTGCTCTACGACCGGGTGCTGGACGTGTCGCCGGAGCGGGTCGACGACCCGGACCGCGACCGGTTCCTGCTCTCGAAGGGGCACGGGCCGATGGCGTACTACGCCGTGCTGGCCGCCAAGGGGTTCATCGAGCCGTCCACTTTGGACGAATGGACGTCGTGGGGCTCGCCGTTGGGTCAACACCCGGACCGCGTGCTGGTGCCCGGAGTGGAGATCAGCAGCGGGTCGCTCGGGCACGGGCTGCCCATCGCGGTCGGGCAGGCCGTGGGGTTGCGGGTGCAGGGGCGGTCGGCGCGGGTGGTCGTGCTGGTGGGTGACGCCGAGTTGGACGAGGGCAGCAACCACGAGGCGATCGCGTTGGCGGGGCGGTTGGGGCTTTCCAACCTGACCGTCGTGGTGGTGGACAACGAGTCCGGCACCCACGGGTGGCCGGGCGGGGTGGCGGCGCGGTTCGCCGTCGAGGGCTGGGCGACGTCCACTGTGGACGGACGTGACCAGGAGGCGTTGTACGAGGCGTTCACGGCGGACCACGCTGGTCGTCCGCTGGTCGTGGTGGCGAGGGTGGTGGGGTCGTGA
- a CDS encoding transketolase family protein, which yields MREVFAETVQDVMADDPRVAVVIAEISRDAFRPSPRVVNVGIREQLMVGVGSGPALTGMRPVVHSYAPFLVERPFEQIKLDFGHQGVGGVLVSIGGSYDDPVWGRTHQAPGDVALLDTLPGWRVQVPGHPDEVEPLVRAALAADDLRYLRLSLRQNKVAFPVVEGFTAVRRGSGGVVVAVGPVLDRVLEATADLDVTVLYATTIRPFDGAGLRAAVAASRPDVLLVEPYLEGTSAHLVSEALSDIPHRLRSLGVRRDAELRAYGTPEDHDAAHDLDALGIAAAARRLFTHPVAA from the coding sequence ATGCGCGAGGTGTTCGCGGAGACCGTGCAGGACGTCATGGCGGACGACCCGCGGGTGGCGGTGGTGATCGCGGAGATCTCCCGCGACGCCTTCCGGCCGTCGCCCCGGGTGGTCAACGTCGGCATCCGGGAGCAGCTGATGGTGGGGGTCGGCAGCGGTCCGGCCCTGACCGGGATGCGGCCCGTGGTGCACTCCTACGCGCCGTTCCTGGTGGAGCGGCCGTTCGAGCAGATCAAGCTGGACTTCGGCCACCAAGGCGTCGGGGGCGTGCTGGTGAGCATCGGCGGTTCCTATGACGACCCGGTGTGGGGGCGGACGCACCAGGCGCCCGGTGACGTGGCGCTGCTCGACACGTTGCCGGGGTGGCGGGTGCAGGTGCCCGGACACCCGGACGAGGTGGAGCCGCTGGTGCGCGCGGCGCTGGCCGCTGATGACCTGCGGTACCTGCGGTTGTCGTTGCGGCAGAACAAGGTGGCGTTCCCGGTGGTGGAGGGGTTCACCGCGGTGCGCCGGGGGTCGGGCGGGGTGGTCGTGGCCGTGGGGCCGGTGCTCGACCGGGTGCTGGAGGCGACCGCGGACCTGGACGTGACGGTCCTGTACGCGACCACGATCCGGCCGTTCGACGGAGCCGGGCTGCGTGCGGCGGTGGCGGCGTCACGGCCGGACGTCCTGCTGGTCGAGCCGTACCTGGAGGGCACGTCGGCGCACCTGGTGTCCGAGGCGCTGTCCGACATCCCCCACCGGCTGCGGTCGCTGGGGGTGCGCAGGGACGCCGAGCTGCGCGCCTACGGGACGCCGGAGGACCACGACGCGGCCCACGACCTGGACGCCCTGGGCATCGCCGCCGCCGCGCGCCGCCTGTTCACCCACCCGGTGGCCGCCTGA
- the hisH gene encoding imidazole glycerol phosphate synthase subunit HisH — protein sequence MARVVVLDYGSGNLRSAERALQRVGATVEVTADHRAALDADGLLVPGVGAYAACMAGLNEVKGGRIIGERLAGGRPVLGICVGMQILFERGIEHGVLTEGCGEWPGTVERLEAPIVPHMGWNTVRAPEGTKLFAGLDPDARFYFVHSYGVRKWELEASEVIRPPLVTWATHGDDDFVAAVENGPLWATQFHPEKSGDAGAQLLENWLKSF from the coding sequence GTGGCACGAGTCGTCGTACTGGACTACGGATCAGGCAACCTCCGCTCCGCCGAACGCGCCCTCCAGCGCGTGGGCGCGACCGTCGAGGTCACGGCCGACCATCGCGCGGCGCTCGACGCGGACGGCCTGCTGGTGCCCGGCGTGGGCGCGTACGCGGCCTGCATGGCCGGGTTGAACGAGGTCAAGGGCGGTCGCATCATCGGGGAGCGGCTGGCCGGCGGGCGCCCGGTGCTGGGCATCTGCGTCGGCATGCAGATCCTGTTCGAGCGCGGCATCGAGCACGGCGTGCTCACCGAGGGCTGTGGCGAGTGGCCGGGCACGGTGGAGCGGCTGGAAGCGCCGATCGTGCCGCACATGGGCTGGAACACCGTCCGCGCGCCCGAGGGCACCAAGCTCTTCGCCGGCCTGGACCCCGACGCCCGCTTCTACTTCGTCCACTCCTACGGCGTGCGCAAGTGGGAGCTGGAGGCCTCCGAGGTCATCCGCCCACCCCTGGTGACCTGGGCCACGCACGGGGACGACGATTTCGTGGCGGCGGTGGAGAACGGGCCGCTGTGGGCGACCCAGTTCCACCCGGAGAAGTCCGGTGACGCGGGCGCTCAGCTGCTGGAGAACTGGCTGAAGAGCTTCTGA
- the priA gene encoding bifunctional 1-(5-phosphoribosyl)-5-((5-phosphoribosylamino)methylideneamino)imidazole-4-carboxamide isomerase/phosphoribosylanthranilate isomerase PriA: protein MTFTLLPAVDVADGQAVRLVQGEAGTETHYGSPLDAALAWQRDGAEWVHLVDLDAAFGRGSNRELLARVVGELDVKVELSGGIRDDASLAAALSTGCARVNLGTAALEDPVWCAKAIAEHGDKIAVGLDVRITAEGHRVAARGWTKDGGDLWEVLDRLDRDGCARYVVTDVSKDGTLTGPNVDLLREVCARTDAPVIASGGVSSVDDLVALAALSRDGVEGAIVGKALYAGAFTLPEALAAVR, encoded by the coding sequence GTGACTTTCACGCTGCTTCCGGCCGTCGACGTGGCCGACGGCCAGGCCGTCCGACTCGTGCAGGGCGAAGCCGGTACCGAGACCCACTACGGCTCGCCCCTCGACGCCGCCCTCGCCTGGCAGCGCGACGGGGCCGAGTGGGTGCACCTGGTGGACCTCGACGCCGCGTTCGGGCGGGGCAGCAACCGGGAGCTGCTGGCCCGGGTCGTCGGCGAGCTGGACGTCAAGGTCGAGCTCTCCGGCGGCATCCGGGACGACGCCTCGCTGGCCGCCGCCCTGTCCACCGGGTGCGCCCGGGTGAACCTGGGCACCGCCGCGCTGGAGGACCCGGTGTGGTGCGCCAAGGCCATCGCCGAGCACGGCGACAAGATCGCGGTCGGCCTGGACGTCCGGATCACCGCCGAGGGCCACCGCGTGGCGGCCCGGGGCTGGACCAAGGACGGCGGCGACCTGTGGGAGGTGCTCGACCGGCTCGACCGGGACGGGTGCGCCCGTTACGTCGTCACCGACGTGAGCAAGGACGGCACGCTCACCGGCCCGAACGTGGACCTGCTGCGCGAGGTGTGCGCGCGGACCGACGCCCCGGTCATCGCCTCCGGCGGGGTGTCCAGTGTGGACGACCTGGTGGCGCTGGCGGCGCTGTCCCGCGACGGCGTCGAGGGCGCGATCGTGGGCAAGGCGTTGTACGCGGGGGCGTTCACGCTCCCGGAGGCGCTGGCCGCGGTGCGCTGA
- a CDS encoding Clp protease N-terminal domain-containing protein, with the protein MVTAPVQLTDLIVTVAQEHADALARLTAAVELSDQLDELGDHLIGHFVDEARRAGASWTDIGESIGVTKQAAQKRFVPRPSPDLKPNFDRYTDRARRVVVLARHHARFSERIGTEHLLLGLMDESGGLGAKTITRLEAAEGTTRLATLNALDNTSRERPDPQPFSAGCKKALELAVREALRLGHTFVGTEHILLGLLSEEDCTAAKVMATTGITKAAAEAHVVAEFERAVSAPRPAPPGA; encoded by the coding sequence GTGGTCACCGCACCCGTCCAGCTCACGGACCTCATCGTCACCGTCGCGCAGGAGCACGCCGACGCCCTCGCCCGGCTCACCGCCGCCGTCGAGCTGAGCGACCAGTTGGACGAGCTCGGCGATCACCTGATCGGGCACTTCGTGGACGAGGCCCGGCGGGCGGGCGCGAGCTGGACCGACATCGGCGAGAGCATCGGCGTCACCAAGCAGGCCGCGCAGAAGCGGTTCGTGCCCCGGCCCTCCCCGGACCTCAAGCCGAACTTCGACCGGTACACCGACCGGGCGCGGCGCGTGGTCGTGCTGGCCCGCCACCACGCCCGGTTCAGCGAGCGGATCGGCACCGAACACCTGCTGCTGGGCCTGATGGACGAGTCCGGCGGGCTGGGCGCGAAGACGATCACCCGCCTGGAGGCCGCCGAGGGCACGACCCGCCTGGCCACGCTCAACGCGCTGGACAACACCAGCCGGGAGCGGCCCGACCCGCAGCCGTTCAGCGCGGGGTGCAAGAAGGCGCTGGAGCTGGCGGTGCGGGAAGCCCTGCGGCTGGGTCACACGTTCGTGGGCACCGAGCACATCCTGCTCGGGCTGCTGTCCGAAGAGGACTGCACGGCGGCCAAGGTGATGGCCACGACCGGTATCACCAAGGCCGCCGCGGAAGCCCACGTCGTCGCGGAGTTCGAACGGGCGGTCAGCGCACCGCGGCCAGCGCCTCCGGGAGCGTGA
- a CDS encoding PPOX class F420-dependent oxidoreductase, whose protein sequence is MSLGDEKFLLLTTFRKDGTPVPTPLWVVGEADALFVWTPVDTGKVKRIRRSGDVEVAPCDFKGNPTGAAVKARARLLDEAGSDQVRQLIGRKYGLLGKVTVFGSKLRRGKNGTVGIEIVPST, encoded by the coding sequence ATGAGCCTCGGTGACGAGAAGTTCCTGCTGCTGACGACGTTCCGCAAGGACGGCACGCCCGTCCCCACGCCGCTGTGGGTGGTGGGCGAGGCGGACGCGCTGTTCGTGTGGACCCCGGTGGACACCGGCAAGGTCAAGCGCATCCGGCGCAGCGGGGACGTCGAGGTCGCGCCGTGCGACTTCAAGGGCAACCCGACCGGTGCGGCGGTCAAGGCGCGGGCACGGCTGCTCGACGAGGCCGGGAGCGACCAGGTCCGGCAGCTGATCGGCCGCAAGTACGGGCTGCTCGGCAAGGTCACCGTGTTCGGCAGCAAGCTGCGGCGCGGCAAGAACGGGACCGTCGGCATCGAGATCGTGCCGTCAACCTGA
- the cspE gene encoding transcription antiterminator/RNA stability regulator CspE has translation MANGTVKWFNSEKGFGFIAPEDGGADVFVHYSEIQGGGYRSLEENQRVSFDVGQGAKGPQATNVVAL, from the coding sequence ATGGCCAACGGCACCGTGAAGTGGTTCAACTCCGAGAAGGGCTTCGGCTTCATCGCCCCCGAGGACGGCGGCGCTGACGTGTTCGTGCACTACTCGGAGATCCAGGGCGGCGGCTACCGCAGCCTGGAGGAGAACCAGCGCGTGTCCTTCGACGTCGGCCAGGGCGCCAAGGGCCCGCAGGCGACCAACGTCGTGGCGCTCTGA
- the hisF gene encoding imidazole glycerol phosphate synthase subunit HisF, with protein MSVAVRVIPCLDVDRGRVVKGVNFTNLVDAGDPVELARAYDAEGADELTFLDVTASSSDRETTFDVVRRTAEQVFIPLTVGGGVRTTEDVNKLLRAGADKVGVNTAAIARPELLKELSERFGAQCIVLSVDARRVPEGEKPTPSGFEVTTHGGRKGTGIDAVEWAARGQELGVGEILLNSMDADGTKAGFDLELIRMVRGVVDVPLIASGGAGTVDHFPPAIEAGADAVLAASVFHFGTLRIGEVKQALRDAGVEVR; from the coding sequence ATGTCAGTCGCGGTGCGCGTGATCCCCTGCCTGGACGTCGACCGGGGACGGGTGGTGAAGGGCGTGAACTTCACCAACCTCGTCGACGCGGGCGACCCGGTGGAGCTGGCCCGCGCCTACGACGCCGAAGGTGCCGACGAGCTGACCTTCCTCGACGTCACCGCCTCCTCCTCCGACCGCGAGACCACCTTCGACGTGGTCCGCCGCACCGCCGAGCAGGTGTTCATCCCGCTCACCGTGGGCGGCGGCGTGCGCACGACCGAGGACGTGAACAAGCTGCTGCGCGCCGGCGCGGACAAGGTGGGCGTGAACACCGCCGCCATCGCCCGGCCGGAGCTGCTCAAGGAGCTGTCCGAGCGGTTCGGGGCGCAGTGCATCGTGCTGTCGGTGGACGCCCGGCGCGTCCCCGAGGGCGAGAAGCCCACCCCGTCCGGGTTCGAGGTCACCACGCACGGCGGGCGCAAGGGCACCGGCATCGACGCGGTCGAGTGGGCGGCGCGGGGTCAGGAGCTGGGCGTCGGCGAGATCCTGCTCAACTCGATGGACGCCGACGGCACCAAGGCGGGCTTCGACCTGGAGCTGATCCGGATGGTGCGCGGGGTCGTGGACGTCCCGCTGATCGCCAGCGGCGGCGCGGGCACGGTCGACCACTTCCCGCCCGCCATCGAGGCCGGCGCGGACGCGGTGCTGGCGGCCAGCGTGTTCCACTTCGGCACGCTGCGCATCGGCGAGGTCAAGCAGGCGCTGCGCGACGCCGGCGTGGAGGTGCGCTGA
- the hisI gene encoding phosphoribosyl-AMP cyclohydrolase: MTSALDPTIAARLKRTPDGLVCAVAQRKGTGEVLMVAWMDDEALHRTLTTRRATYYSRSRQQLWVKGETSGHTQYVHEVRLDCDGDTVLLVVDQVGAACHTGDRTCFDSTVLLGEEPVS, from the coding sequence GTGACCAGCGCGCTCGACCCCACGATCGCCGCACGCCTCAAGCGCACCCCGGACGGCCTTGTGTGCGCGGTGGCGCAGCGCAAGGGCACCGGCGAGGTGCTGATGGTGGCGTGGATGGACGACGAGGCCCTGCACCGCACCCTCACCACCCGCCGGGCGACCTACTACTCGCGCAGCCGCCAGCAGCTGTGGGTGAAGGGCGAGACGTCCGGGCACACGCAGTACGTGCACGAGGTGCGGCTGGACTGCGACGGCGACACCGTGCTGCTGGTCGTGGACCAGGTCGGCGCGGCCTGCCACACCGGCGACCGGACGTGCTTCGACTCGACGGTCCTGTTGGGTGAAGAGCCGGTCAGCTGA
- a CDS encoding TetR family transcriptional regulator, which translates to MNEGTQQAEPKRRGRRAGGEDTKAALLAAAREVFMERGYEGATVRSIAARAGVDAAMVNHWFGGKEGLFAKAVLQVPIDPNTLVTHILEGGPKDQTGERIVRTFLGVWDPIGGGQFAALMRSVTAHDQVADVLRDFFVHTLLKKVVAGIGTEDRPELRATLAASQIFGMGMVRYVVKFEPLASADVETMVKAVAPNLQRYLTGDIS; encoded by the coding sequence GTGAACGAAGGCACGCAACAGGCCGAACCGAAGCGCCGCGGCCGCCGCGCCGGCGGCGAGGACACCAAGGCGGCGCTGCTCGCCGCCGCCCGCGAGGTGTTCATGGAGCGCGGCTACGAGGGCGCGACCGTGCGGTCCATCGCGGCTCGGGCGGGCGTGGACGCGGCGATGGTCAACCACTGGTTCGGCGGCAAGGAGGGCTTGTTCGCCAAGGCCGTCCTCCAGGTCCCGATCGACCCGAACACGCTGGTCACGCACATCCTGGAGGGCGGCCCGAAGGACCAGACCGGCGAACGGATCGTGCGGACGTTCCTCGGCGTGTGGGACCCGATCGGCGGTGGTCAGTTCGCGGCGCTCATGCGCAGCGTCACCGCGCACGACCAGGTCGCCGACGTGCTGCGCGACTTCTTCGTGCACACCCTGCTCAAGAAGGTCGTCGCGGGCATCGGCACCGAGGACCGGCCCGAACTGCGCGCCACGCTGGCCGCCAGCCAGATCTTCGGCATGGGCATGGTCCGGTACGTGGTGAAGTTCGAGCCGCTGGCCTCGGCGGACGTCGAGACGATGGTCAAGGCGGTCGCGCCGAACCTCCAGCGCTACCTGACCGGCGACATCAGCTGA
- a CDS encoding anthranilate synthase component I, whose translation MVSVIGAGAGLGEVSPTREEFRELAAQRRVIPVVRRLLADAETPVGLYRKLAADRPGTFLFESAENGRSWSRWSFVGARCAGALTATGGEAYWTGQHPVGLPEGGDPLVALRETIEVLRTDPLPGLPPLTGGMVGYIGYDAVRRLERLPSLAVDDLKVPELVMMLATDLAALDHHEGTVTLIANAINWDDSPERVDAAYDDAVARLDRMTEDLQAAAPPTVAVFSRPKPEFVRRRTQQEHYAVVEKAKEAIRAGEAFQVVLSQRFEMRTDADPLDIYRVLRTSNPSPYMYLLRLDEFDIVGCSPESLVTVRDGKATTHPIAGTRWRGVDVEEDALLEKDLLADQKERAEHLMLVDLGRNDLGRVCKPGSVTVVDFFKVERYSHVMHIVSTVSGELAEGKTAFDAVAACFPAGTLSGAPKPRAMELIEELEPTRRGLYGGVVGYLDFAGDADTAIAIRTALVRDGVAYVQAGGGIVADSDPVAEDNECLNKAGAVLSAIATAGTMSQSVDSARV comes from the coding sequence ATGGTGAGCGTGATCGGTGCAGGCGCGGGGCTGGGCGAGGTCAGCCCGACGCGCGAGGAGTTCCGCGAACTCGCCGCGCAGCGGCGGGTCATCCCGGTCGTGCGCCGGCTGCTCGCGGACGCGGAGACCCCCGTGGGCCTGTACCGCAAGCTGGCGGCCGACCGGCCCGGCACGTTCCTGTTCGAGTCCGCCGAGAACGGCCGCTCCTGGTCGCGCTGGTCGTTCGTGGGCGCGCGCTGCGCCGGCGCGCTGACCGCGACCGGCGGCGAGGCGTACTGGACCGGCCAGCACCCCGTGGGCCTGCCCGAGGGCGGCGACCCCCTGGTGGCGCTGCGCGAGACCATCGAGGTGCTGCGCACCGACCCGCTGCCCGGCCTGCCCCCGCTGACCGGCGGCATGGTCGGCTACATCGGCTACGACGCCGTGCGCCGGCTGGAGCGGCTGCCGTCGCTGGCCGTGGACGACCTCAAGGTCCCCGAGCTGGTCATGATGCTGGCCACCGACCTGGCCGCCCTGGACCACCACGAGGGCACGGTCACGCTCATCGCCAACGCCATCAACTGGGACGACAGCCCCGAGCGGGTGGACGCCGCCTACGACGACGCCGTGGCCCGCCTGGACCGCATGACCGAGGACCTCCAGGCCGCCGCGCCGCCCACCGTGGCCGTGTTCTCCCGACCGAAGCCGGAGTTCGTGCGTCGGCGCACGCAGCAGGAGCACTACGCGGTCGTGGAGAAGGCCAAGGAAGCCATCCGCGCGGGCGAGGCGTTCCAGGTCGTGCTGTCGCAGCGGTTCGAGATGCGCACCGACGCCGACCCGCTGGACATCTACCGCGTCCTGCGCACGTCCAACCCCAGCCCGTACATGTACCTGCTGCGGCTGGACGAATTCGACATCGTCGGGTGCAGCCCCGAGTCCCTGGTCACCGTGCGGGACGGCAAGGCCACCACGCACCCCATCGCGGGCACCCGCTGGCGGGGCGTGGACGTCGAGGAGGACGCGCTGCTGGAGAAGGACCTGCTGGCCGACCAGAAGGAGCGCGCGGAGCACCTCATGCTGGTCGACCTGGGCCGCAACGACCTGGGCCGGGTGTGCAAGCCGGGCTCGGTGACCGTGGTCGACTTCTTCAAGGTCGAGCGGTACAGCCACGTCATGCACATCGTGTCCACGGTCAGCGGCGAGCTGGCCGAGGGCAAGACGGCGTTCGACGCGGTGGCCGCGTGCTTCCCGGCGGGGACGCTGTCGGGTGCGCCCAAGCCGCGCGCGATGGAGCTGATCGAGGAGCTGGAGCCGACGCGGCGCGGCCTGTACGGCGGGGTCGTGGGCTACCTGGACTTCGCCGGCGACGCCGACACCGCGATCGCCATCCGCACGGCGCTGGTGCGGGACGGCGTGGCGTACGTGCAGGCCGGCGGCGGCATCGTGGCCGACTCCGACCCGGTCGCCGAGGACAACGAGTGCCTGAACAAGGCGGGTGCCGTGCTGTCGGCGATCGCCACGGCGGGGACCATGTCGCAGTCGGTGGACTCCGCTCGTGTCTGA